In Nyctibius grandis isolate bNycGra1 chromosome 8, bNycGra1.pri, whole genome shotgun sequence, a single window of DNA contains:
- the LOC137666527 gene encoding mitochondrial ubiquitin ligase activator of nfkb 1-A-like, whose product MDAPPITPGELLCLGSSLAFSGLFYYLYRKKARVVARIQEAPKLQVDDDLPALVSVADGRCLPYVALEGIVLPAKAALTSHYHEGLQGVIQKLLLKEHRLIWNSLARSWSESERVLSEQVYTVPFLLASPDAEAVTQVSVESPLQAICLPLETVYERFQQPAHGFRDLLGQYLSGEKPKGILETEEMLRVGAGLTGIGELALHPDGSLHLQPPARGGKYFLCLGDWQTVLAELESASGLWKGAAVLCAVAGLAVLLHALCRAYRRARLKQQREDKELDGEEAGGPEDSCVICLTRPRECVLLGCGHICCCFRCFQALPARLCPICRGPIDRVVPLYQA is encoded by the exons ATGGACGCACCACCCATCACGCCTGGGGAGCTGCTCTGTCTGGGCTCCAGCCTCGCCTTCTCCGGCCTCTTCTACTACCTGTACAGGAAGAAGGCCAGAGTGGTGGCACGCATACAG GAGGCCCCAAAGCTCCAGGTTGATGACGATTTACCAGCACTGGTGTCTGTGGCTGATGGGAGATGCCTTCCTTACGTTGCCCTGGAAG GCATAGTGCTGCCAGCCAAGGCTGCGCTGACCAGCCATTACCATGAGGGGCTGCAGGGCGTGATTCAGAAACTGCTTCTGAAAGAGCATCGGCTGATCTGGAACAGCTTGGCCCGGAGCTG GAGCGAGAGCGAGCGGGTGCTCTCGGAGCAGGTCTACACCGTCCCCTTCTTGCTGGCCTCACCAGACGCCGAGGCGGTGACGCAGGTGAGCGTGGAGAGCCCACTCCAAGCCATCTGCCTGCCTCTGGAGACAGTGTACGAGCGGTTCCAGCAGCCAGCCCACGGCTTCCGCGACCTGCTGGGCCAGTACTTGAGCGGGGAGAAGCCCAAGGGCATCCTGGAGACGGAGGAGATGCTGCGGGTGGGGGCCGGGCTGACAGGCATCGGGGAGCTGGCCCTGCACCCCGACGGCTCCCTGCACCTCCAGCCGCCGGCCCGGGGGGGCAAGTATTTCCTGTGCCTGGGGGACTGGCAGACGGTGCTGGCGGAGCTGGAGTCGGCCAGTGGGCTCTGGAAGGGTGCGGCTGTGCTGTGTGCTGTGGCAGGCCTGGCTGTCCTCCTGCACGCCCTGTGCCGTGCCTACCGGCGCGCCCGCCTCAAGCAGCAGCGTGAGGACAAGGAGCTGGATGGTGAGGAGGCCGGAGGTCCTGAGGACTCCTGCGTGATCTGCCTGACGCGGCCCCGCGAGTGCGTCCTCTTGGGCTGCGGccacatctgctgctgcttccgCTGCTTCCAGGCCTTGCCTGCCCGCCTCTGCCCCATCTGCCGGGGGCCCATCGATCGCGTGGTGCCCCTCTACCAGGCCTGA